A DNA window from Deltaproteobacteria bacterium PRO3 contains the following coding sequences:
- a CDS encoding ABC-F family ATP-binding cassette domain-containing protein, producing the protein MLMIQGLSKSYGGRVLFEDVGLQMGSGERLGLVGRNGHGKSTLFRIILGEEEPDSGTVNFPRNYRIGHLAQKIEFSQPTVLQEACLGLPPGEEDYHYKAEIILFGLGFTEADMARPPAEFSGGYQVRLNLAKVLVSNPNLLLLDEPTNYLDIVSIRWITQFLRNWENELILISHDREFMDDVVTHTAAIHRNKLRKIKGGTEKLYAQILQDEEIHEKTRVNEEKKRKQEQAFIDRFRAQATKAAAVQSRIKRLEKMPALEKLAHIDNLDFSFRSVPFYAERLMELKGVSFHYDPRVPLIRDLSLVIKPGDRIAVIGKNGKGKSTLLNVMAGEFPPTDGEIYSHPNVQLGYFGQTNIDRLNKSLTVEEEIQSANIDLGRTAVRSIAGTMMFSGDAAEKKIAVLSGGERSRVQLGKILARPSNLIFLDEPTNHLDMESIEALVESIQEFDGAVVIVTHSEMILKDVATKLVVFHHGRVEVFNGTYEEFLEKIGWEEEDPGPIPQEAPTAPAPAPAAKPALNKKDQRKQRSELVAERSKALAPLKKEMEELETSIAAWEGEVAKINQELAEASQQAKVDRFVEISKTLKELQKKIDEAYARLDFVTTRHDEKFREFEARLGGLEESES; encoded by the coding sequence ATGTTGATGATCCAAGGTTTAAGCAAATCCTACGGCGGCCGGGTCCTCTTCGAGGACGTCGGCCTGCAGATGGGCTCGGGCGAGCGCCTGGGCCTGGTCGGCCGCAACGGCCACGGCAAGAGCACCCTCTTCCGTATCATCTTAGGCGAGGAAGAACCGGATTCCGGCACGGTGAATTTCCCCCGCAATTACCGCATCGGCCACCTGGCGCAGAAGATCGAGTTCTCCCAGCCGACCGTCCTGCAGGAGGCCTGCCTGGGACTGCCGCCGGGCGAGGAAGACTATCATTATAAGGCGGAGATCATCCTCTTCGGCCTGGGCTTCACCGAGGCCGACATGGCGCGGCCGCCCGCGGAGTTTTCCGGCGGCTACCAGGTGCGCCTCAACCTGGCTAAGGTCCTGGTCTCCAACCCCAACCTATTGCTGCTCGACGAGCCCACCAACTACCTGGACATCGTCTCGATCCGCTGGATCACCCAATTCCTGCGCAACTGGGAAAACGAGCTGATCCTCATCTCGCACGACCGCGAATTCATGGACGACGTGGTCACCCACACCGCCGCCATCCACCGCAACAAGCTGCGCAAGATCAAGGGCGGCACCGAAAAGCTCTACGCCCAGATCCTGCAGGACGAGGAGATCCACGAGAAGACGCGGGTCAACGAGGAGAAGAAGCGCAAGCAGGAACAGGCCTTCATCGACCGCTTCCGCGCCCAGGCGACCAAGGCCGCGGCCGTGCAGTCGCGGATCAAACGCCTCGAAAAGATGCCGGCCCTCGAGAAGCTGGCGCACATCGACAACCTGGATTTTTCCTTCCGCTCGGTCCCCTTCTACGCCGAGCGCCTGATGGAGCTGAAGGGCGTTTCCTTCCATTACGACCCCCGGGTCCCCCTCATTCGCGACTTGAGCCTCGTGATTAAGCCGGGCGACCGCATCGCCGTCATCGGCAAGAACGGAAAGGGCAAATCGACCCTGCTCAACGTCATGGCCGGCGAATTTCCCCCGACGGACGGCGAGATCTACTCGCACCCCAACGTCCAGCTGGGCTACTTCGGCCAGACCAATATCGACCGCCTCAACAAGTCGCTGACGGTCGAGGAGGAGATCCAAAGCGCCAACATCGACCTGGGCCGCACGGCCGTGCGCAGCATCGCGGGGACGATGATGTTCAGCGGCGACGCGGCCGAAAAGAAGATCGCGGTCTTGAGCGGCGGCGAGCGCAGCCGGGTGCAGCTGGGCAAGATCCTCGCGCGGCCCTCCAACCTGATCTTCCTGGACGAGCCGACCAACCACCTCGACATGGAGTCGATCGAGGCCTTGGTCGAGAGCATCCAGGAATTCGACGGCGCCGTCGTCATCGTGACGCACAGCGAGATGATCCTGAAAGACGTCGCAACGAAGCTGGTGGTCTTCCACCACGGGCGCGTCGAGGTCTTCAACGGTACTTACGAGGAGTTTTTGGAAAAAATCGGCTGGGAGGAAGAGGACCCCGGCCCCATCCCACAGGAGGCACCCACCGCCCCGGCCCCCGCGCCGGCCGCCAAGCCCGCCTTGAACAAAAAGGACCAGCGCAAACAGCGCTCCGAACTCGTCGCCGAGCGCTCCAAGGCCCTGGCCCCGCTGAAAAAAGAGATGGAAGAGCTCGAGACCTCCATCGCCGCCTGGGAAGGCGAGGTCGCGAAGATCAACCAAGAGCTGGCCGAGGCCTCGCAGCAGGCCAAGGTCGACCGTTTCGTCGAGATCTCGAAGACGCTCAAGGAGCTGCAGAAGAAGATCGACGAGGCCTACGCTCGCCTGGACTTCGTCACCACGCGCCACGATGAAAAATTCCGGGAATTCGAGGCCCGCCTGGGGGGCCTGGAAGAATCCGAGAGCTGA
- a CDS encoding PaaI family thioesterase produces the protein MAKLNELVQRIFPHPDNFGAVLGYDIETYADGSARTSLLIEDKHLSPAGVTHGGVISAFVDFSMGAAVFTKLASGERTSTIEFKINYLSPVKLGEKIFCDAKVKFKGRSHAVIECHVFREEGKDVAFAVGTYNIY, from the coding sequence ATGGCCAAGCTCAACGAACTCGTCCAGCGCATCTTCCCCCACCCCGACAACTTCGGCGCCGTCTTAGGCTACGACATCGAGACCTATGCCGACGGCAGCGCCCGCACCTCCCTGCTTATCGAGGACAAGCACCTGAGCCCCGCCGGCGTCACGCACGGCGGCGTCATCTCGGCCTTCGTCGACTTTTCGATGGGGGCGGCGGTCTTCACCAAACTCGCGAGCGGCGAGCGCACCTCGACCATCGAGTTCAAGATCAACTACCTCTCGCCGGTGAAGCTGGGCGAGAAGATCTTCTGCGACGCGAAGGTCAAGTTCAAGGGCAGGTCGCACGCGGTGATCGAATGCCACGTCTTCCGCGAGGAGGGCAAGGACGTCGCCTTCGCGGTGGGGACCTACAATATCTACTGA
- a CDS encoding MBL fold metallo-hydrolase: MANPLKKVPENQPGEFFVDSSCIDCDTCRQLAPSTFADAGEYSYVKAQPVGEDERRLALRALLACPTSSIGTTGKASAREAMEDFPLPIAEEVFYCGFNAEASFGANSYFVRHAEGNWLIDAPRFLPFLAKKFEAMGGLRYVFLTHRDDVADAGKYAERFGAQLIIHRADADAAPGAEILLEGEAPRPFGNDFLILPTPGHTRGHCVLLYRGRFLFTGDHLAYSRARGHLIAFRNANWYSWPETIRSMEKLQDYDFEWVLPGHGERLHLPANEMRAQLRRAIEWMKSR; this comes from the coding sequence ATGGCGAATCCCCTCAAAAAAGTCCCGGAAAATCAACCTGGCGAATTCTTCGTCGACTCCAGCTGCATCGACTGCGACACCTGCCGCCAATTGGCGCCCTCGACTTTCGCCGACGCGGGGGAGTATTCTTACGTCAAAGCCCAACCGGTGGGCGAGGATGAAAGGCGCCTCGCACTCCGCGCCCTCCTCGCCTGTCCCACCAGCTCTATCGGAACGACCGGGAAGGCCTCCGCCCGCGAGGCGATGGAGGATTTCCCGCTCCCGATCGCGGAAGAGGTTTTCTACTGCGGCTTCAACGCGGAGGCGAGCTTCGGGGCGAACAGCTATTTCGTCCGCCATGCCGAGGGAAATTGGCTGATCGACGCGCCGCGCTTTCTGCCCTTTCTCGCGAAAAAATTCGAGGCCATGGGCGGCCTGCGCTACGTCTTCCTTACCCATCGCGACGACGTCGCCGACGCCGGCAAATACGCCGAGCGCTTCGGGGCCCAGCTCATCATCCATCGAGCCGATGCCGACGCGGCACCGGGGGCGGAGATCTTGCTGGAAGGCGAGGCGCCGCGCCCCTTCGGAAATGATTTCTTGATCCTGCCGACGCCGGGTCACACCCGCGGCCATTGCGTCCTACTGTATCGGGGCCGTTTCCTCTTCACCGGCGACCACCTCGCCTACAGCCGCGCACGCGGGCACCTGATCGCCTTCCGCAACGCCAATTGGTATTCCTGGCCGGAGACGATCCGCTCCATGGAAAAACTGCAAGACTACGACTTCGAGTGGGTGCTGCCCGGTCACGGCGAGCGCCTGCACCTGCCGGCTAACGAGATGCGAGCCCAGCTGCGGCGCGCGATCGAGTGGATGAAGTCCCGTTAG